One window from the genome of Lentibacillus daqui encodes:
- a CDS encoding succinate dehydrogenase cytochrome b558 subunit: MVEHREFGYRRLHSLLGVIPVGLFLIVHLVVNYFAVYGEESFNKASEFMESLPFLIVLEFVLIYLPILFHAILGVYIVFVSKNNYTKYGYFRNWMYFLQRVTGIITFIYIVWHVWETRIQIWLGNASLDFSLMENILSNPVMFWVYIIGLISTTFHFANGLWSFLVSWGFTQSPRSQKIATYVTLIIFLVISYIGVRSLLTFAYGI; the protein is encoded by the coding sequence ATAGTGGAACATCGCGAATTTGGGTATCGCAGGCTACACTCGCTGTTAGGGGTCATACCAGTTGGTCTCTTTCTGATCGTACACTTGGTGGTAAATTACTTTGCTGTGTATGGGGAGGAAAGCTTTAATAAAGCATCTGAATTCATGGAAAGTTTGCCATTTTTAATTGTGTTGGAATTTGTGCTTATTTATCTGCCAATCTTGTTTCACGCGATATTAGGGGTTTATATTGTTTTTGTATCCAAGAACAATTATACGAAATATGGCTATTTCCGTAATTGGATGTACTTTTTGCAGCGAGTGACCGGGATTATCACATTTATTTATATCGTTTGGCATGTGTGGGAAACTCGGATTCAAATCTGGCTTGGCAATGCATCATTGGATTTCAGTTTGATGGAAAATATTCTGTCAAATCCGGTTATGTTCTGGGTGTACATTATCGGTCTGATTTCAACTACGTTTCATTTTGCTAATGGTTTATGGAGTTTCTTGGTATCCTGGGGCTTTACGCAATCACCAAGGTCACAAAAAATTGCTACATATGTAACATTAATTATATTTTTAGTGATCAGCTACATTGGTGTTCGTTCTTTATTAACATTTGCCT